In Ignavibacteria bacterium, one DNA window encodes the following:
- the ggt gene encoding gamma-glutamyltransferase gives MVRVRHISKLLISAILIWTFLSFIQYEIISAKPIRATRGMVVSASDLATKVGLEILKKGGNAIDAAVGVGFALAVTYPAAGNIGGGGFLVFVRNDGYATSIDYREKAPSSAYRNMYLDSNLTPIANMSTEGVTSAGVPGSVAGMLYALDKYGTMKLEEVIQPAIELAEKGFLLNYELASSFNGNYVNFINFPSSKKIFTKSSGKFVEGDIFIQNNLSETLKRIRENGTDGFYKGKTADLIVAHMKNDGGFISLEDLANYKPIERRPVNGSYRGYKIISMGPPSSGGIALIEALNVLENLTLSREDYHSSKHLHYLIETLKRVYFDRAEYLGDSDFVNIPVKKLLSKEYASEIFNSIDSILASNNKLINTKGLKSNESTETTHYSIYDQFGNAVSVTTTINGSFGSHVVVEDAGFLLNNEMDDFSIKPGVPNMYDLIGSEANSIQPNKRMLSSMTPTVILKENRPYIIIGSPGGPMIITSVLQAVMNIIDFGMDIEQAIDMPRIHHQWLPQEIYFESFSLSQDVKEELIKRGHVFQPRTSMGRLEGIMIDQKNNFILGATDRRGNGLAEGF, from the coding sequence ATTGTTCGAGTGAGGCATATTAGTAAATTATTAATATCAGCAATCTTGATCTGGACTTTCCTTAGCTTTATTCAGTATGAAATAATTTCAGCTAAACCTATCCGCGCGACAAGAGGAATGGTTGTTTCTGCGAGTGATTTAGCAACTAAGGTTGGGCTCGAAATCCTGAAAAAGGGTGGAAATGCAATTGATGCTGCTGTTGGGGTTGGATTCGCCCTCGCTGTTACTTATCCAGCCGCAGGAAATATTGGGGGAGGGGGATTTCTTGTATTCGTTAGGAACGACGGTTATGCTACTTCAATTGATTATAGGGAGAAAGCCCCTTCTTCGGCTTATCGAAATATGTATCTCGATTCGAATTTAACACCGATTGCAAATATGAGTACAGAAGGTGTAACTTCTGCGGGCGTACCTGGGAGTGTCGCTGGAATGTTGTATGCACTCGATAAATACGGAACAATGAAATTAGAAGAAGTAATTCAACCCGCAATTGAACTTGCCGAAAAAGGATTTTTACTGAATTACGAGTTGGCCTCTTCATTCAATGGTAATTATGTGAATTTTATAAATTTTCCTTCTTCAAAAAAAATTTTCACTAAGAGCAGTGGAAAATTTGTCGAAGGAGATATCTTCATTCAAAATAATCTTTCAGAAACGCTGAAGCGAATTCGTGAAAATGGAACTGATGGATTTTATAAAGGAAAAACTGCAGATTTAATCGTTGCCCACATGAAAAATGATGGCGGCTTTATTTCTTTAGAAGATCTTGCAAATTATAAACCGATTGAGAGAAGGCCGGTAAATGGAAGCTATCGTGGTTATAAAATTATTTCAATGGGTCCGCCAAGCTCAGGGGGAATAGCATTAATTGAAGCTTTGAACGTACTTGAAAACTTAACTCTTTCAAGAGAGGATTATCATAGCAGCAAGCATCTGCATTATCTAATTGAAACACTAAAACGAGTCTATTTCGATCGAGCCGAATATCTCGGTGATTCTGATTTTGTAAACATCCCAGTAAAAAAATTACTATCCAAAGAATATGCTTCAGAAATATTTAACTCAATCGATTCAATCCTTGCGTCAAACAACAAATTGATAAATACAAAAGGATTGAAGAGTAATGAAAGTACTGAGACAACGCACTATTCAATTTATGATCAATTTGGAAATGCGGTCAGCGTTACAACAACTATAAATGGTTCATTCGGCTCTCATGTTGTTGTCGAAGATGCTGGATTTTTATTGAACAATGAGATGGATGATTTTAGCATAAAACCTGGCGTACCAAATATGTATGACCTGATCGGATCTGAAGCGAACTCTATCCAACCGAATAAAAGGATGCTCAGTTCGATGACACCGACTGTCATCTTAAAGGAGAATCGACCATATATTATTATTGGTTCTCCTGGCGGTCCGATGATTATAACGTCAGTACTTCAAGCTGTGATGAACATTATCGATTTTGGAATGGATATTGAGCAGGCCATAGATATGCCAAGAATTCACCATCAATGGCTCCCGCAAGAAATTTATTTTGAATCATTTTCTTTATCTCAAGATGTAAAAGAGGAGCTGATCAAGAGGGGACACGTTTTTCAACCGCGCACTAGCATGGGAAGATT
- a CDS encoding MCE family protein, whose protein sequence is MKESRKTNIKVGITVIVALLAFIWILGWAKRITLAGDSYTVRMKFNSVSGLENGDHITVNGVKKGKVTNITVEGGFVLVSGILPNDVKLKSDAKARVEMLDLMGGKKIEIFPGYNEDLFNLSTELEGKLATDIPGALQMIGNVENELKTIIVDLKGLLEKVSENISDEKLFVSLRNAISNFEQISIKLDKILVTNEKNITQFVKNSAEASGKLNTLLSENSATIKLTLQETEKLVSRLNELSEKLDSFLEQTQQQKNNLGKIIYDEKVYEDLQNSLNRLNEITELLLEQMKTGGIKVDTKVRLFE, encoded by the coding sequence ATGAAAGAAAGTAGAAAAACAAATATTAAGGTCGGAATCACTGTTATAGTTGCTCTGTTAGCTTTTATTTGGATTCTTGGATGGGCTAAAAGAATAACACTTGCTGGTGACAGTTACACTGTTAGAATGAAATTTAACTCAGTTTCAGGACTCGAAAATGGAGACCACATCACTGTCAATGGAGTGAAAAAGGGAAAAGTGACTAACATTACGGTTGAAGGAGGATTTGTTTTAGTGAGTGGAATACTGCCGAACGATGTAAAATTAAAATCAGATGCGAAAGCACGAGTTGAAATGCTGGATTTAATGGGGGGGAAAAAAATTGAAATATTTCCTGGGTATAATGAGGATTTATTTAACTTGAGCACTGAACTCGAAGGGAAGTTAGCAACCGACATTCCAGGTGCACTTCAAATGATTGGAAATGTCGAGAATGAATTGAAAACAATTATTGTTGATTTAAAAGGTCTACTGGAAAAAGTTTCTGAGAATATCAGCGATGAAAAGTTATTTGTGAGTTTAAGGAATGCAATTTCAAATTTCGAACAAATTTCTATAAAATTAGATAAAATCTTAGTGACCAATGAAAAAAATATAACTCAATTTGTAAAGAATTCCGCTGAGGCATCTGGAAAGTTGAACACACTTCTGAGTGAAAATTCTGCAACAATAAAATTAACCTTGCAAGAAACAGAAAAACTTGTCAGCCGATTGAATGAATTATCCGAAAAACTTGATTCGTTTTTAGAGCAAACCCAACAGCAAAAAAATAACTTAGGTAAAATCATTTATGATGAAAAAGTTTATGAAGATTTGCAGAACTCGTTGAACCGATTAAATGAAATCACAGAACTGCTTCTAGAACAAATGAAAACCGGCGGTATTAAAGTCGATACAAAAGTGAGATTGTTCGAGTGA
- a CDS encoding HlyC/CorC family transporter, with product MYSSWIVFIALFLLLFSLSAFFSGSEVALFSLDEKRLKLIKKKNPYAFKLISRLLEYPRKILITILIGNNIANVGISLTAALLTLKLANNFNLNIDIVLAVEIIVLTITVLIIAEIFPKIIANKYPIEFSVFASYPLSWIFTLLAPVTFLFFHMTRLLQKRIVIDKKKMAISSDEIKTLADLGKEHGALESEEHSLIHSIIEFGDTTVREIMTTRTEMVAIEINSSFETVIQTIFAHKRSRIPVYKNNIDNVVGILYAKDLLPYYSTQSSLQYFSLQKLCRQPLFVPEIKLIDEMFKDFQSKKVHIAIVVDEFGGTAGLITLEDIIEEIMSKFSQSDEPSEYCKKLDENSYLIDAKIPIEEFENLLDESLREDESEYDTLGGFIFHTLGEIPKTNFRFAIKGYELQIKEIKNNRITSVLLTKNES from the coding sequence TTGTATTCTAGTTGGATAGTTTTTATCGCACTTTTTCTTTTATTATTTAGTCTATCCGCATTTTTCTCAGGTTCAGAGGTTGCTTTATTCTCACTGGATGAGAAACGATTAAAATTAATCAAGAAAAAAAATCCTTACGCATTTAAACTCATCTCGCGTTTACTTGAATATCCAAGGAAAATCTTGATCACAATTTTAATTGGGAATAATATTGCTAATGTCGGAATTTCCTTAACTGCTGCGCTGCTCACATTAAAGTTAGCAAATAATTTCAATCTTAATATTGATATTGTGCTTGCAGTCGAAATTATTGTTCTAACAATTACTGTGTTGATTATCGCGGAAATATTTCCGAAAATTATAGCAAATAAATATCCAATCGAGTTCTCAGTATTTGCATCATACCCCTTGAGTTGGATTTTCACACTTCTTGCACCTGTTACCTTTTTATTTTTTCACATGACCAGACTATTGCAAAAAAGGATTGTGATTGATAAAAAGAAAATGGCTATTAGCAGTGATGAGATTAAAACACTTGCCGACCTTGGTAAAGAACACGGTGCGCTTGAATCCGAAGAACACAGTTTGATTCACAGTATCATTGAATTTGGCGATACAACTGTACGAGAAATTATGACCACTCGAACTGAGATGGTAGCCATCGAAATAAATTCGTCATTTGAAACGGTTATACAAACTATCTTTGCTCACAAGAGGTCACGGATTCCGGTTTACAAAAATAATATTGATAATGTAGTGGGAATTCTATATGCGAAGGATCTATTACCATATTATTCGACGCAGAGTTCACTGCAATATTTTTCTCTGCAAAAATTATGCAGGCAGCCATTATTTGTTCCAGAAATCAAATTAATTGATGAAATGTTTAAGGACTTTCAATCAAAGAAGGTACATATAGCAATTGTTGTCGATGAATTTGGCGGTACTGCCGGTTTAATTACGCTGGAAGATATTATTGAAGAGATAATGAGTAAATTCAGTCAATCAGATGAACCAAGCGAGTATTGTAAAAAATTGGATGAAAATTCTTATTTGATAGATGCAAAAATTCCAATAGAAGAATTTGAAAATTTACTTGATGAAAGTTTAAGAGAAGACGAATCGGAATATGACACGCTTGGCGGATTTATATTTCATACGTTAGGTGAAATACCTAAAACGAATTTTCGTTTTGCGATAAAAGGGTATGAACTACAGATAAAAGAAATTAAAAACAACAGAATAACTTCAGTATTACTTACAAAAAATGAATCTTAA
- the ssb gene encoding single-stranded DNA-binding protein, with the protein MGSSLNKVMLIGYTGKDAEVRYSNTGLAVLTVSLATNEPYKDADGNWKENTTWHDIVCYGNLAERMKENLKKGKRVYVEGRISKRNYVDKNQNKRWVTEIVGSNIILLERAVAEADVQSEDTADENRAAGSADVEATPDEDLPF; encoded by the coding sequence ATGGGAAGTTCATTAAATAAAGTAATGCTGATTGGTTATACTGGTAAAGATGCCGAAGTTCGATATTCTAACACAGGATTAGCTGTGCTAACGGTCTCTCTCGCGACAAACGAGCCGTACAAAGATGCTGATGGAAATTGGAAGGAAAACACAACCTGGCATGACATCGTTTGTTACGGAAATCTTGCTGAACGAATGAAGGAAAATCTCAAAAAGGGGAAGAGAGTTTACGTCGAAGGGAGAATTTCCAAACGAAATTATGTTGATAAGAATCAAAATAAGCGCTGGGTTACAGAGATTGTCGGATCGAATATAATCCTATTGGAAAGAGCTGTAGCGGAAGCTGATGTCCAATCAGAAGATACGGCTGACGAAAATCGAGCAGCAGGCTCCGCTGATGTTGAAGCTACTCCTGATGAAGATCTTCCGTTTTAG
- a CDS encoding T9SS type A sorting domain-containing protein, with amino-acid sequence MKLFLTTLLITLLFSPIFSQDSKLGILESGEFSTHKYFNEIYKDQFNLFEESEVIPAIPLNLRTSLNKYKVMGYMPYWFVNRWNTISYDLLYVIAYHSAEADSNGNITNNHGWLTDANVTNMLNSAHAKGVKVVLSVTIFSGTVIEKILTNEDKKINLINNLYSQVTARNADGIDINFEGIPSGQTANLTNFMRQLRDSLKSRNPNLILTCAPTDFDFRAGDWDLSQITQICDLTFLQCYGYGYSTGTTAGPVGRLQGWSSLNAVNFINTALSSGALPSKTVYGMPHYGYDWPTSSQNKKASTTGTGSVLYYPDAKANALEYSRLWDTESLNAWYRYQTTTGSWRQAWYEDPESAFYKYQFIKSKNLVGVGMWALGMDNTNKDIWRVLEEFVKDTSLVFPPEAPILSTIRGRNAISSSELTLNWMNQYAQQLKGFRVYLSKDSLSFPPTPYLDENYLKKDSLSVAITNLDSNSIYYVKVHAVDTLGNVSPSSDVYAASTGSKKRYLVVDGFDRTSGSYSLAYHNFTQFYSEGVFKSGRDVDACSNEALIANLISLSDYSGVIWFLGDESTANKTLNPSEQLLVQSYLQAGGNLLITGSEIAFELRTTAPTFLTNYLKANYESDNSGSLLIYSTGNIFRAFPSDIQLGITYPEDWPDGITPTGGSIACLNYRNGKVGGVYYKGIYTGGMKEAKLIFLSFALETTNNTTAKNILINDALNFFEGTTNVFFSGEKYFEFSVSQNYPNPFNSRTKIEFFSPEKGFAKIQIFNILGELVISEEKEVINPGRDSFEINASKLSSGSYFYRVSLGSYIITKKFILIK; translated from the coding sequence TTGAAATTATTTCTTACTACACTATTAATTACACTACTGTTTTCACCAATCTTTTCACAGGATTCAAAACTCGGGATTTTGGAGTCTGGAGAATTTAGCACTCATAAATATTTCAATGAAATTTACAAAGACCAATTTAATCTGTTTGAAGAAAGTGAAGTAATCCCTGCAATTCCTTTAAATTTAAGAACATCACTAAACAAATATAAAGTTATGGGTTATATGCCATATTGGTTTGTAAACAGATGGAACACAATCTCATACGATCTACTCTATGTCATTGCATATCACAGTGCTGAGGCAGATTCAAATGGTAATATTACTAACAACCACGGATGGCTGACTGACGCAAATGTTACCAACATGTTAAATTCGGCTCATGCCAAAGGCGTTAAGGTTGTTCTTAGTGTGACTATCTTTTCAGGTACAGTAATTGAAAAAATATTAACTAATGAAGATAAGAAAATAAACTTAATCAATAATCTTTACTCACAAGTCACAGCAAGAAATGCTGATGGAATAGATATTAATTTTGAAGGCATCCCTTCAGGGCAAACTGCTAATCTCACAAATTTTATGAGACAGTTAAGGGATTCATTAAAATCCAGAAATCCAAATCTAATTTTAACTTGTGCTCCCACAGATTTTGATTTCCGAGCTGGTGATTGGGATTTATCTCAAATCACACAAATTTGTGATTTGACATTCCTTCAGTGTTATGGGTATGGTTACTCTACTGGGACCACAGCGGGTCCAGTAGGGAGACTTCAAGGATGGTCGTCATTAAACGCTGTAAACTTCATCAATACTGCACTTTCGAGCGGTGCATTACCATCAAAAACTGTATATGGAATGCCTCATTATGGTTACGATTGGCCGACTAGCTCTCAAAATAAAAAAGCATCGACAACTGGGACTGGGAGTGTACTCTATTACCCAGATGCAAAAGCAAATGCACTTGAATATTCACGACTTTGGGATACTGAATCATTAAATGCTTGGTATAGATATCAAACAACAACAGGCAGCTGGAGACAAGCTTGGTACGAAGATCCGGAAAGTGCGTTTTATAAATATCAGTTCATAAAATCCAAAAACTTAGTTGGTGTTGGTATGTGGGCGCTTGGTATGGATAATACAAATAAAGACATTTGGCGGGTACTAGAGGAATTTGTCAAAGATACGAGTCTAGTCTTTCCTCCTGAAGCTCCAATACTTTCGACCATAAGAGGTAGAAATGCAATTAGTTCATCAGAGTTAACTCTAAATTGGATGAATCAATACGCACAACAGCTTAAAGGTTTTAGAGTTTATCTTTCGAAGGACTCATTGAGTTTTCCTCCGACTCCTTACTTGGATGAAAATTATTTAAAAAAAGATTCGCTGAGTGTTGCAATCACTAATCTTGATTCAAATTCAATTTATTATGTTAAAGTTCACGCAGTTGATACTTTAGGGAACGTAAGCCCCTCTTCGGATGTGTACGCTGCCTCAACTGGGAGCAAGAAACGGTATCTTGTAGTTGATGGATTCGATAGGACCTCTGGAAGTTATTCCCTCGCTTATCATAATTTTACACAGTTTTATTCAGAAGGTGTTTTTAAATCAGGCAGAGATGTGGATGCATGTTCTAATGAAGCATTAATCGCAAATTTAATTTCACTAAGTGATTATTCGGGTGTAATATGGTTTTTAGGTGATGAGTCTACGGCTAATAAAACTTTGAATCCAAGTGAACAGCTATTGGTTCAATCTTACCTCCAAGCAGGAGGAAATCTACTCATAACTGGGTCCGAAATTGCTTTTGAGTTGCGCACAACAGCACCAACATTTTTAACAAATTATCTAAAAGCAAATTACGAATCAGATAACTCGGGATCACTGTTAATTTATTCAACTGGAAATATTTTCCGAGCATTTCCAAGTGACATTCAACTGGGTATTACCTATCCTGAAGATTGGCCGGATGGAATAACTCCAACAGGTGGTTCGATTGCATGTTTGAATTATCGAAATGGTAAAGTTGGAGGAGTTTACTACAAGGGTATTTACACCGGAGGTATGAAAGAGGCAAAATTAATATTCCTCTCTTTTGCATTGGAAACAACAAATAATACAACTGCGAAGAATATTCTAATTAACGATGCATTAAATTTCTTTGAGGGGACTACAAATGTTTTTTTTAGCGGAGAAAAATATTTTGAGTTTTCGGTCTCTCAAAATTATCCAAATCCTTTTAATTCAAGGACAAAAATAGAGTTTTTCTCACCGGAGAAAGGTTTTGCAAAGATTCAAATATTTAATATTTTAGGAGAGTTAGTTATATCCGAGGAAAAAGAAGTAATTAATCCAGGAAGAGATTCTTTTGAAATCAATGCAAGCAAGTTATCTTCAGGAAGTTATTTCTATAGAGTTTCACTTGGAAGCTACATTATCACTAAAAAATTTATACTCATTAAGTAA
- a CDS encoding ParB/RepB/Spo0J family partition protein translates to MKASKTVLGKGLGALIRESTSQEEVKKIPDTKVESLEVISKIPVERIEPNPYQPRIEFEPEAMNDLMNSIKEKGMIQPITVRRIDNGRFQLISGERRLRAATMCGLEIVPAYIIKIETKEEMIELSLIENIQRETLNPIEIGLGFQRLMEECKLTQEEIARKTSKDRSTVANFIRLLKLPDVIQQSLIKNEITTGHARALINIDDTETQIKLWKKILEEKASVRVIEKLAKQKKQKKKNTLTLYKLEPNLEDLITKLRQHFGTKVNIKQRTDGSGEITIQFFNKGELERILEILNDKNNNYN, encoded by the coding sequence ATGAAAGCTTCAAAAACAGTTCTTGGAAAAGGTCTCGGAGCATTGATACGAGAAAGCACTTCACAAGAGGAAGTGAAAAAAATTCCGGACACAAAAGTTGAATCCTTAGAGGTAATCTCTAAGATTCCAGTGGAACGAATTGAACCTAATCCTTACCAGCCGAGAATTGAATTCGAGCCAGAAGCAATGAATGATTTAATGAATTCGATTAAAGAGAAGGGGATGATTCAGCCGATTACTGTTCGAAGGATTGATAATGGGAGATTTCAATTAATTTCCGGTGAAAGGAGATTGAGGGCTGCAACCATGTGTGGTCTTGAAATTGTTCCAGCTTATATTATCAAGATTGAAACAAAAGAGGAAATGATCGAATTATCTCTCATTGAAAACATTCAACGTGAGACTTTAAATCCCATTGAAATTGGTTTAGGTTTCCAAAGATTAATGGAAGAATGTAAACTGACTCAAGAGGAGATTGCGAGAAAAACTTCGAAGGATCGTTCTACAGTAGCTAATTTCATTCGATTACTAAAATTACCTGATGTCATCCAGCAAAGTCTAATTAAGAATGAAATTACAACCGGACATGCAAGAGCGTTAATAAACATTGACGATACTGAGACTCAAATAAAATTATGGAAGAAAATACTCGAAGAAAAAGCGTCAGTTCGAGTTATTGAAAAACTCGCTAAGCAGAAGAAACAAAAAAAGAAAAACACTTTAACTCTTTATAAACTCGAGCCAAACTTAGAGGATCTTATAACAAAACTTAGGCAGCACTTCGGAACAAAAGTAAACATTAAACAGAGGACGGATGGCAGCGGCGAAATTACCATTCAATTCTTCAACAAAGGTGAGCTCGAGCGCATCCTTGAAATTCTCAATGATAAAAATAATAATTATAATTAG